One window of the Candidatus Polarisedimenticolia bacterium genome contains the following:
- a CDS encoding zinc-dependent metalloprotease produces the protein MKQRSSARRVLMLLTVLFLLAPQAVGPAAGSPRKKGDDPAKSAPGGETDKKPLADVIKGQEKMEGFLTLYKSPQRLLADVPDSLIGKPLGLSGLLVKAVGDWAVRGGGIETQVVSFSKVGERVVLAKRNLEYQASASSPFRVAVDATFPDSPAFLTKAIPVAEDRHMTLVDLAGLFSSDLIQIMPPESGYASSPEDASIASVHDNPDNLVVRVHYRFRQQRDPGARGEGESARRRGAMPLRLADPRFMEVSVDYNLFRLPDDGFRPRKSDERIGGFDTAYKDYTDVSGRDSAFRHFFSRWKVEKSDPSAKLSPAKEPITFYIDRATPAEWRPRIREAALWWNRAFEKVGIQNAMRVLDQPEDPDWDPTDIHHSMIYWNLSDNLLFSGMAGPMITDPRTGQILKANAYLNGEFPSYTLHRYLVYAWWRAPQTASPLEDPFLLPATTGIASRVLDASRPGAPRPCDFSPSFSSQIAFARLVLQSRGVLGKSAEEGDRFAREAFAELTAHEVGHALGFAHNFKASLISDAGDVAAGRVSGNPESKPFTGSIMDYNPINLAPPGMPQGDYFMHSVGAYDDLAVAYLYAPLDQLTPEQEDQELARLARQAETTPGLMFDDGSLSEIDPSSNTDDLGRDPLGFAETRLTMIQKEVLPRLPELVVEEGHDYSAIRQALDAAIFSVAMDYIDITARHVGGQTIHRVVAEGRAKPPAPPVFPVDPAVQRRALAILDRQVFDPGAFAGSPELLASLKSDLLFDWNYPYRFASDYSLDSRVAFLYDSALGTLLEPRRLARILDNERRSPRGSSPLTLPELFSHVESTAFAGLEKAGISRDRESIPSRRRALQRLYVSRLGSLVLAPARGMPPEAGQVARRTLQEVRSRIRRVTGSPQRLAALDGYSRAHLEDLDASITRVLEVQAQLKPAS, from the coding sequence TTGAAGCAGCGCTCCTCGGCACGACGCGTCCTCATGCTCCTGACGGTGCTGTTCCTCCTGGCTCCGCAGGCCGTCGGACCCGCCGCCGGCTCCCCTCGAAAAAAGGGGGACGACCCCGCGAAGAGCGCCCCGGGCGGCGAGACCGACAAGAAACCGCTCGCCGACGTGATCAAAGGGCAGGAGAAGATGGAAGGATTCCTGACCCTCTACAAGAGCCCGCAGCGCCTTCTCGCCGACGTCCCCGATTCCCTGATCGGAAAGCCGCTGGGACTCTCCGGCCTCCTGGTGAAGGCGGTGGGAGATTGGGCGGTCCGCGGCGGCGGCATCGAGACCCAGGTGGTGTCCTTTTCCAAGGTCGGCGAGCGGGTCGTCCTCGCCAAGAGAAACCTGGAATACCAGGCTTCGGCCTCTTCCCCGTTCCGCGTCGCCGTCGACGCGACCTTTCCCGATTCTCCGGCCTTCCTGACCAAAGCGATCCCGGTGGCCGAGGATCGGCACATGACCCTCGTCGACCTGGCGGGCCTGTTCTCCTCCGACCTCATCCAAATCATGCCGCCCGAGAGCGGCTATGCCTCGAGTCCCGAAGACGCCTCGATCGCCTCGGTGCACGACAACCCCGACAACCTCGTCGTCCGGGTCCACTATCGCTTCCGGCAGCAGCGCGACCCGGGGGCGCGCGGTGAAGGAGAATCCGCCCGCCGCCGCGGCGCCATGCCGCTGCGACTGGCGGACCCGCGCTTCATGGAAGTCTCGGTGGACTACAACCTCTTCCGGCTTCCCGACGACGGGTTCAGGCCCCGCAAGTCGGACGAGCGGATCGGCGGCTTTGACACGGCTTACAAGGACTACACCGACGTCAGCGGCAGGGATTCCGCCTTCCGGCATTTCTTCTCCCGCTGGAAGGTCGAGAAATCGGATCCGTCGGCGAAGCTCTCCCCGGCGAAGGAGCCCATCACCTTCTACATCGATCGCGCCACCCCCGCCGAGTGGCGACCCCGGATTCGGGAGGCGGCGCTCTGGTGGAACCGGGCCTTCGAGAAAGTCGGGATCCAGAACGCGATGCGGGTGCTCGATCAGCCGGAGGATCCCGATTGGGATCCCACCGACATCCATCATTCGATGATCTACTGGAACTTGAGCGACAACCTGCTCTTCTCGGGCATGGCGGGTCCCATGATCACCGACCCCAGGACCGGGCAGATCCTCAAGGCGAACGCCTACCTGAACGGAGAGTTCCCGTCCTACACCCTGCATCGCTACCTGGTCTACGCCTGGTGGAGGGCGCCGCAGACCGCCTCCCCCCTGGAGGACCCTTTTCTCCTCCCGGCGACGACCGGGATCGCCTCGCGGGTCCTCGACGCCTCGCGGCCCGGCGCGCCGCGCCCCTGCGATTTCTCCCCTTCGTTCAGCAGCCAGATCGCCTTCGCGCGGCTGGTGCTCCAATCGCGGGGAGTTCTCGGAAAGAGCGCCGAGGAGGGGGACCGTTTCGCCCGTGAGGCGTTCGCCGAGCTGACCGCCCACGAGGTCGGGCACGCTCTCGGCTTCGCCCACAACTTCAAGGCCAGCCTGATCTCCGACGCCGGAGACGTCGCCGCGGGCCGCGTCAGCGGGAACCCGGAATCGAAGCCGTTCACCGGCTCGATCATGGATTACAACCCGATCAACCTCGCCCCACCGGGAATGCCCCAGGGCGACTACTTCATGCACTCCGTCGGCGCCTACGACGATCTCGCCGTAGCCTACCTCTATGCCCCTCTCGATCAGCTGACGCCGGAGCAGGAGGATCAGGAGCTGGCGCGCCTCGCGCGCCAGGCCGAGACGACGCCCGGATTGATGTTCGACGACGGGTCGCTTTCCGAAATCGATCCCTCCTCGAACACCGACGATCTGGGGCGCGACCCGCTCGGCTTCGCCGAGACGCGGCTGACGATGATCCAGAAAGAGGTGCTGCCGCGGCTGCCGGAGCTGGTCGTCGAGGAGGGCCACGACTACAGCGCGATCCGCCAGGCCCTGGACGCCGCCATCTTCTCGGTGGCGATGGATTACATCGACATCACCGCCCGGCACGTGGGCGGGCAGACGATCCACCGCGTCGTCGCCGAGGGAAGGGCCAAGCCGCCCGCGCCGCCGGTCTTCCCCGTCGATCCGGCGGTGCAACGCCGGGCGCTGGCGATCCTGGACCGGCAGGTGTTCGACCCCGGCGCTTTCGCCGGCTCCCCCGAGCTGCTCGCGTCGCTCAAGAGCGACCTGCTCTTCGATTGGAACTATCCCTACCGTTTCGCCAGCGACTACTCGCTCGACTCGCGCGTCGCTTTCCTCTACGACTCGGCCCTCGGCACGCTGCTCGAGCCGCGGCGCCTGGCCCGGATCCTGGACAACGAGCGGCGATCGCCGCGGGGATCTTCTCCCCTGACCCTGCCGGAGCTTTTCTCCCACGTCGAGTCGACGGCGTTCGCCGGTCTGGAGAAGGCCGGAATCTCCCGCGACCGGGAATCGATTCCCTCCCGCCGCCGCGCGCTGCAGCGCCTTTACGTCTCCCGCCTGGGGAGCCTCGTCCTGGCGCCGGCGCGCGGCATGCCGCCGGAGGCGGGCCAGGTGGCGCGCCGGACTCTCCAGGAAGTCCGCTCCCGGATCCGCCGGGTCACGGGCTCGCCCCAGCGCCTCGCCGCGCTCGACGGCTACAGCCGCGCCCACCTGGAAGACCTCGACGCCTCGATCACCCGGGTCCTGGAGGTGCAGGCGCAGCTGAAGCCCGCCTCCTGA
- a CDS encoding tetratricopeptide repeat protein — protein sequence MSRGSFSPFQGRRAEWLLLAGFLFLLVNSAYVGAFAAPTLIWVGSLFLHIVLGVLLLLPFLLIGWGHVRAPGIPASARAAAIAGYLALAGSAAAGIYLLKYGALRAHLPVVRLHVALGVAAAVGWGLYLASRATREAPEGGRFRPAWRATATAGAAALLVFAGIRLYVASVPRPLDVIRNPERPPVEMARESMGGSAGPFFPSSAHTTTGGRIPSTFFMAETSETCSRSGCHADIYQQWFSSAHHFSSFNNQWYRKSIEYMQDMVGTRPSKWCGGCHDPAVLFNGMMDTPIKEILHRPEAQAGLGCTACHSIIQVRSSMGQGDYLIEYPPLHDLAVSKNRVLRAFHDFMVEVNPEPHRRVFLKPFHREQAAEFCSSCHKVHLDVPVNNYRWFRGFNDYDNWQASAVSGQGARSFYYPPQPSTCVTCHMPLVPSQDKGNHDGLVHSHRFPGANTALPTANQDEKQLKTVTDFLTDRRVTLDLFAVTEPAPLPPPAARRPAEASPSLSSFFAVGEEQATGVGAVAGAVPATGKVHAPLDRLGPVAAPGESVRVDLVVRTRGVGHFFPGGTVDAFDVWTELQAVDADGKVLLWSGYLEDGGKGRVDPSAHFYKSLMLDAKGNLINKRNAWAGRAILYVNLIPPGAADTVHYRLDLPADVKPPVRLSAKLNYRKFAWWNTHWAFAGVRDPAQPDFSSSKDYDDGGWVFTGDTSDVSGKLKEIPDLPVVILAKAEAELKIRRRGDPPPPEPEPRPEDRERWNDYGIGLLLQGDLRGAEAAFRTVTRIEPGYADGWLNAARALIAEGDLDAAQTMLDEALKRGPDLARAHFFQGEVSKSRGEYSKALDHYRRAQQSYPRDRVVLNAIGRVLFLQEKHAEAVAELKKVMQIDPEDLQAHYTLMLAYGALGQKPEAEAERRLYLRFKANESAQEITGAYRRDHPYDNNERQRIHEHLSRYPAGAAVREVARSSAAAERPALPAKRADR from the coding sequence ATGAGTCGGGGATCCTTTTCGCCATTTCAGGGTCGCCGAGCGGAATGGCTGCTGCTGGCCGGCTTCCTGTTCCTGCTGGTCAACAGCGCCTACGTCGGCGCCTTCGCGGCGCCCACCTTGATCTGGGTGGGCAGCCTCTTCCTGCACATCGTCCTCGGAGTCCTGCTCCTGCTGCCGTTCCTGCTCATCGGCTGGGGGCACGTGCGGGCGCCGGGCATTCCCGCCTCGGCACGGGCGGCGGCGATCGCCGGGTACCTGGCCCTGGCAGGATCGGCGGCGGCCGGCATCTACCTGCTGAAGTACGGCGCGCTGCGTGCCCATCTCCCGGTAGTTCGCCTCCATGTGGCGCTGGGCGTGGCGGCGGCGGTCGGGTGGGGGCTCTATCTGGCGAGCCGCGCCACCCGTGAGGCCCCGGAGGGCGGGCGCTTCCGGCCAGCCTGGCGCGCGACCGCGACGGCCGGGGCCGCGGCCTTGCTGGTGTTCGCGGGGATCCGCCTTTACGTCGCGTCGGTCCCGCGCCCGCTGGACGTGATTCGCAACCCGGAACGGCCGCCCGTGGAGATGGCCCGGGAATCGATGGGCGGCTCCGCCGGGCCCTTCTTCCCTTCCTCGGCGCATACCACGACCGGCGGCCGGATCCCGTCGACCTTCTTCATGGCCGAGACCTCGGAGACCTGCTCTCGATCCGGCTGCCACGCCGACATCTATCAGCAGTGGTTCTCCTCAGCGCACCACTTCTCGTCGTTCAACAACCAGTGGTACCGGAAATCGATCGAATACATGCAGGACATGGTCGGAACCCGGCCCTCGAAGTGGTGCGGCGGATGTCACGACCCAGCCGTGCTGTTCAACGGCATGATGGACACTCCCATCAAGGAGATCTTGCACCGCCCGGAGGCCCAGGCCGGCCTGGGGTGCACCGCCTGCCACTCGATCATCCAGGTCCGCAGCTCGATGGGCCAGGGCGACTACCTGATCGAGTATCCGCCGCTTCACGACCTCGCGGTGAGCAAGAACCGCGTCCTCCGCGCCTTCCATGATTTCATGGTCGAGGTGAACCCGGAGCCTCACCGGCGCGTCTTCCTGAAACCCTTCCACCGGGAGCAGGCCGCCGAGTTCTGCTCGTCCTGTCACAAGGTCCACCTCGACGTGCCCGTCAACAACTACCGGTGGTTTCGCGGCTTCAACGACTACGACAACTGGCAGGCCAGCGCCGTTTCGGGTCAGGGCGCCCGATCGTTCTACTATCCCCCCCAGCCGTCGACCTGCGTCACCTGCCACATGCCGCTCGTCCCCTCCCAGGACAAAGGGAATCACGACGGCCTCGTCCACTCTCACCGGTTCCCGGGCGCGAACACCGCCCTGCCGACCGCGAACCAGGACGAGAAGCAGCTCAAGACGGTGACCGATTTCCTGACCGACCGGAGAGTGACCCTGGACCTCTTCGCCGTCACGGAGCCCGCGCCGCTTCCCCCACCCGCCGCGCGGCGGCCGGCGGAGGCGAGCCCGTCGCTCTCTTCCTTCTTCGCCGTCGGCGAGGAGCAGGCGACGGGCGTCGGCGCCGTGGCGGGAGCCGTCCCGGCGACGGGGAAGGTACATGCCCCGCTGGACCGCCTCGGGCCCGTCGCCGCGCCCGGGGAGTCGGTGCGCGTCGATCTCGTCGTCCGCACCCGCGGCGTCGGGCACTTTTTCCCGGGCGGGACGGTCGACGCCTTCGACGTCTGGACGGAGCTCCAGGCGGTCGACGCGGACGGGAAGGTGCTTCTCTGGAGCGGCTACCTCGAGGACGGCGGCAAGGGGCGTGTCGATCCCTCGGCGCACTTCTACAAATCGCTCATGCTGGACGCGAAGGGCAACCTCATCAACAAGCGGAACGCCTGGGCCGGGAGGGCGATCCTCTACGTGAACCTGATCCCCCCCGGCGCGGCCGACACCGTCCATTACCGCCTCGATCTTCCCGCCGACGTGAAGCCGCCGGTGCGTCTCAGCGCCAAGCTCAACTACCGGAAATTCGCCTGGTGGAACACCCACTGGGCCTTCGCCGGCGTCCGCGACCCGGCCCAGCCCGATTTCAGCTCGAGCAAGGACTATGACGACGGCGGGTGGGTCTTCACCGGCGACACGTCGGACGTCTCGGGAAAGCTGAAGGAGATCCCCGACCTGCCGGTCGTCATTCTGGCAAAAGCGGAAGCCGAGCTGAAAATCCGCCGCCGCGGAGATCCCCCGCCTCCCGAACCCGAGCCGCGCCCCGAAGATCGGGAGCGCTGGAACGACTACGGCATCGGGCTCCTGCTGCAGGGCGACCTGCGGGGGGCCGAGGCGGCCTTCCGGACCGTCACGCGGATCGAGCCGGGCTACGCGGACGGCTGGCTGAACGCGGCGCGCGCGCTGATCGCCGAGGGGGACCTCGACGCGGCCCAGACGATGCTCGACGAGGCGCTGAAGCGGGGGCCCGATCTGGCGCGCGCGCACTTCTTCCAGGGCGAGGTCAGCAAGAGCCGGGGAGAATACTCGAAGGCGCTCGACCATTACCGCCGCGCGCAGCAGTCCTATCCGCGGGACCGCGTGGTCCTCAACGCGATCGGGAGAGTCCTCTTCCTCCAGGAAAAGCACGCCGAGGCGGTGGCCGAGCTGAAGAAGGTCATGCAGATCGACCCCGAGGATCTGCAGGCCCACTACACGCTGATGCTCGCCTACGGCGCCCTGGGACAGAAACCGGAGGCCGAGGCCGAGCGGCGGCTCTATCTCCGGTTCAAGGCGAACGAGTCGGCGCAGGAGATCACCGGCGCCTACCGGCGCGACCACCCGTACGACAACAACGAGCGGCAACGGATCCACGAGCATCTTTCCCGCTACCCGGCCGGCGCCGCGGTTCGGGAAGTCGCCCGGAGCTCGGCGGCCGCGGAGAGGCCGGCCCTCCCGGCGAAGCGCGCCGACCGCTGA
- a CDS encoding 4a-hydroxytetrahydrobiopterin dehydratase — MIERPKKLGDAEVAAALAHLPGWSVEKGKLHREYKFSSFVEAFGFMASAALVAESMNHHPEWFNVYHTVKIDLTTHDSGGITSNDVEMAKRFEKLARAHSAPAD; from the coding sequence ATGATAGAGAGACCCAAGAAGCTCGGCGACGCCGAAGTGGCGGCGGCCTTGGCGCATCTGCCCGGATGGAGCGTGGAGAAGGGGAAGCTGCACCGGGAATACAAGTTCAGCAGCTTCGTGGAGGCGTTCGGCTTCATGGCGAGCGCCGCCCTGGTCGCCGAATCGATGAATCACCATCCCGAGTGGTTCAACGTCTACCATACGGTGAAGATCGATCTGACGACGCACGATTCCGGAGGGATCACCTCGAACGACGTGGAGATGGCGAAGCGCTTCGAGAAGCTGGCGCGCGCCCACTCCGCCCCGGCCGACTAG
- the ispG gene encoding (E)-4-hydroxy-3-methylbut-2-enyl-diphosphate synthase, whose protein sequence is MTDPSIFRVYRRRPTREVRVGDVGVGGTNPIRVQSMTTPATSDVEATSAQIRRLVEAGCEIVRLTVPSTRDAEALPAIRRRLEALGIRVPLVADIHFSPAAAMMTVEHVEKVRINPGNYADTKKFKIREYSDAEYLAELERIEERFKPLVRRAKERGVSLRIGTNHGSLSDRILNRYGDTPLGMVESALEFVRICERHGFREIILSMKSSNPMVMIQAYRLLAGRMAQEGMDYPFHLGVTEAGDGEDGRIKSAVGIGSLLEDGIGDTLRVSLTEDPVAEIPVAFALAEKYNVLQAASAGGRDGAASFVPPAPSASTYARRPSSKTYVGGVSLGGGEPVRVESLLAAPLGDVAALATEILALSGAPALADARAEILEVDLDRPADLSGLRDLSRLLHAKPTPPALSIRSPLAALARLGSAELGALGEICHRVTVRLADPGAGSLDALGKVASSPALRAALCLQSALPGDPEDAIASLVGLARGWKEIRGTEPILALDLPAGAPWILLHRRLAAKLSESGLASPLLLVASNASRREDPLLFTSVELGALLCDGLGDAVRVEGFGSPADSLRLGFNVLQGTRLRLIKTEFISCPSCGRTQFDLEETTRRIKARTGHLKGVKIAIMGCIVNGPGEMADADFGYVGWGPGKVSLFVGKDLVEKDIPFAEADERLIHLIQAEGKWIDPVNEAPLPAGRDRE, encoded by the coding sequence ATGACTGATCCATCGATCTTCCGCGTCTACCGCCGCCGTCCCACGCGGGAGGTGCGCGTCGGCGACGTCGGGGTGGGCGGAACGAACCCGATCCGGGTGCAGTCGATGACGACGCCGGCCACTTCCGACGTGGAGGCGACCAGCGCCCAGATCCGGCGTCTCGTCGAGGCCGGGTGCGAGATCGTGCGCCTGACGGTCCCCAGCACCCGGGACGCCGAGGCTCTTCCCGCCATCCGCCGGCGCCTGGAGGCCTTGGGGATCCGCGTCCCTCTCGTGGCCGACATCCACTTCTCCCCCGCCGCCGCCATGATGACGGTGGAGCACGTGGAGAAGGTCCGGATCAATCCCGGGAACTACGCCGACACCAAGAAATTCAAGATCCGCGAATACTCCGACGCCGAGTACCTCGCGGAGCTCGAGCGGATCGAGGAGCGCTTCAAGCCGCTCGTCCGGCGCGCCAAGGAGCGGGGGGTCTCGCTGCGCATCGGCACGAACCACGGCTCGCTGTCCGATCGCATCCTGAACCGATACGGCGACACGCCGCTCGGGATGGTCGAATCGGCCCTCGAGTTCGTCCGCATCTGCGAGCGGCACGGCTTCCGCGAGATCATCCTGTCGATGAAATCGAGCAATCCGATGGTCATGATCCAGGCCTACCGCCTCCTGGCGGGGCGGATGGCGCAGGAAGGGATGGACTACCCCTTCCACCTCGGCGTCACCGAGGCGGGCGACGGAGAGGACGGACGGATCAAGTCGGCCGTGGGGATCGGCTCGCTGCTCGAGGACGGCATCGGAGACACCCTGCGCGTTTCGCTGACGGAGGATCCGGTCGCCGAGATCCCGGTGGCGTTCGCGCTGGCGGAAAAATACAACGTCCTGCAGGCCGCGTCGGCGGGAGGGAGGGACGGCGCCGCGAGCTTCGTCCCACCGGCCCCGTCCGCCTCGACCTATGCGCGGCGGCCCAGCTCGAAGACCTACGTCGGCGGCGTTTCCCTGGGCGGAGGGGAGCCGGTCCGGGTGGAATCGCTGCTGGCGGCGCCGCTCGGCGACGTGGCCGCCCTCGCGACCGAGATTCTCGCCCTCTCGGGCGCCCCGGCCCTTGCCGACGCGCGCGCCGAGATCCTGGAGGTCGATCTCGACCGTCCGGCGGATCTCTCGGGATTGCGCGATCTCTCCCGCCTGCTGCACGCCAAGCCGACCCCTCCGGCGTTGTCGATCCGGTCGCCGCTCGCGGCCCTGGCGCGGCTCGGATCCGCCGAGCTCGGCGCGCTCGGGGAGATCTGCCATCGGGTGACGGTCCGGCTGGCCGATCCGGGAGCGGGAAGCCTCGATGCGCTGGGAAAAGTGGCCTCCTCCCCGGCCTTGCGCGCCGCGCTCTGCCTTCAATCCGCCCTTCCCGGCGATCCGGAGGACGCGATCGCCTCCCTCGTCGGCCTGGCGCGCGGCTGGAAGGAGATTCGCGGCACCGAGCCGATCCTGGCGCTCGATCTCCCCGCCGGAGCGCCCTGGATCCTCCTGCATCGCCGGCTCGCCGCGAAGCTCTCGGAGTCGGGCCTCGCCTCGCCTCTCCTGCTCGTCGCCTCCAACGCGTCGCGCCGCGAGGACCCCCTGCTCTTCACCTCGGTCGAGCTGGGAGCGCTCCTGTGCGACGGCCTGGGAGACGCGGTGCGGGTCGAAGGCTTCGGCTCTCCCGCCGATTCGCTGCGCCTCGGCTTCAACGTCCTGCAGGGAACCCGCCTGCGGCTCATCAAGACGGAGTTCATCTCCTGCCCGTCGTGCGGCCGGACCCAGTTCGATCTGGAGGAGACGACGCGGCGGATCAAGGCCCGCACCGGACACCTGAAGGGGGTAAAGATCGCCATCATGGGCTGCATCGTGAACGGCCCCGGCGAGATGGCGGACGCCGATTTCGGCTACGTCGGGTGGGGTCCCGGAAAGGTGAGCCTGTTCGTCGGGAAGGATCTCGTCGAGAAGGACATTCCCTTCGCCGAAGCGGACGAGCGCCTCATCCACCTTATCCAGGCCGAGGGGAAATGGATCGATCCCGTCAACGAGGCGCCCCTCCCCGCCGGCCGCGATCGCGAATGA
- a CDS encoding AcvB/VirJ family lysyl-phosphatidylglycerol hydrolase: MSAAPLATGALALAAALLAGSSFGSASSDPSSAPVVTSRGDYRLLVYPPREETGRPPVLLISGEGGWRRFDQTLGRFFADAGHWVGGMDSLKYFWHPQDDPRALAGDVEAYVAALLKASGRPQGSPVILAGFSFGADLAPRIAGAWTGRSPIAGLVMLGPDEVGSLQFRVLEIFGFDEKDHVFSVAEALATVKAVPILFLHGDEDAHSDAVALFRRAPDPKKLIHVSGSDHHFAGHEDDLRARLTEGLAWLLQVPRKNSPGR, encoded by the coding sequence ATGAGCGCCGCGCCGCTCGCGACCGGCGCGCTGGCCCTCGCCGCCGCGCTGCTCGCCGGCTCCTCCTTCGGCTCCGCCTCCTCCGACCCGTCGAGCGCCCCGGTGGTCACCTCCCGGGGGGATTACCGCCTCCTCGTCTATCCTCCCCGCGAGGAGACCGGCCGGCCACCGGTGCTGCTGATCTCCGGCGAAGGTGGGTGGCGCCGGTTCGACCAGACGCTGGGCCGGTTCTTCGCCGACGCCGGGCACTGGGTGGGGGGAATGGACAGCCTCAAGTACTTCTGGCACCCCCAGGACGATCCGCGGGCGCTCGCCGGCGATGTCGAGGCCTACGTCGCGGCGCTGCTGAAGGCATCCGGGCGCCCCCAGGGCTCGCCGGTCATCCTGGCGGGATTCTCTTTCGGCGCCGACCTGGCCCCGCGGATCGCCGGGGCCTGGACCGGAAGGAGCCCGATCGCCGGATTGGTGATGCTCGGCCCCGATGAGGTGGGCAGCCTGCAATTCCGGGTGCTCGAGATCTTCGGCTTCGACGAAAAGGACCACGTCTTCTCGGTGGCGGAGGCCCTGGCCACCGTGAAGGCCGTTCCGATTCTCTTCCTCCACGGGGACGAAGACGCCCACTCCGACGCCGTCGCGCTCTTCCGCCGCGCCCCCGATCCCAAGAAACTGATCCACGTCAGCGGCAGCGATCATCACTTCGCGGGCCACGAGGACGACCTTCGCGCCCGGCTCACCGAGGGCCTGGCGTGGCTGCTCCAGGTCCCGCGAAAAAACTCTCCGGGCCGCTGA